A window of Phytoactinopolyspora mesophila contains these coding sequences:
- a CDS encoding 1,4-dihydroxy-2-naphthoate polyprenyltransferase — MATSTEWVQGARPRTLPAAVSPVLVGTGAAAAVDAVHLGRALLALIVAVALQVGVNFANDYSDGIRGTDDDRVGPFRLVGSGSAAAQRVKLAAWLSFAVAGVTGLTLITLTEQWWLLGVGGLAVAAAWFYTGGTRPYGYRGLGEIAVFVFFGLVAVMGTTYVQAERLTASSFVAAVAVGSLACALLLVNNIRDAPQDAAAGKRTLAVFLGEQRSRVLFAALMSVPFVLVLALTVTKGPWLAIALLALPLAWRTVAPVLRGERGVLLIPVLQKTGLTGLVFAILLTIGLSLS; from the coding sequence ATGGCCACTTCCACCGAGTGGGTGCAAGGCGCCCGCCCTCGAACCCTGCCCGCGGCTGTGTCACCCGTGCTGGTCGGCACCGGTGCCGCCGCGGCGGTTGACGCCGTACACCTGGGCCGGGCCCTGCTTGCCTTGATCGTCGCGGTGGCTCTGCAAGTCGGAGTGAACTTCGCCAACGACTACTCCGACGGCATCCGGGGCACCGACGACGACCGGGTGGGCCCCTTCCGGCTGGTCGGCTCCGGTTCGGCTGCCGCTCAGCGGGTGAAGCTGGCAGCATGGCTGAGCTTCGCCGTGGCCGGCGTGACCGGCCTGACCCTGATCACGCTGACCGAACAGTGGTGGCTTCTGGGCGTCGGCGGACTCGCGGTGGCAGCCGCCTGGTTCTACACCGGTGGCACCCGGCCGTACGGCTACCGAGGGCTCGGAGAGATCGCGGTCTTTGTCTTCTTCGGCCTCGTGGCCGTCATGGGAACGACCTACGTCCAGGCGGAGCGTCTCACGGCGTCGTCGTTCGTGGCGGCCGTCGCGGTCGGCAGCCTCGCGTGCGCGCTCCTGCTGGTCAACAACATCCGGGATGCTCCCCAGGACGCGGCCGCCGGCAAACGCACCCTGGCGGTCTTCCTCGGAGAACAACGCAGCCGCGTGCTGTTCGCCGCTCTGATGTCGGTGCCGTTCGTGCTGGTCCTGGCATTGACCGTCACCAAGGGTCCGTGGCTTGCGATCGCTCTGCTGGCGCTTCCCCTCGCGTGGCGCACGGTGGCGCCGGTGCTGCGCGGCGAACGCGGTGTCTTGCTGATCCCGGTGCTTCAGAAAACCGGCCTGACGGGACTCGTCTTCGCGATTCTGCTGACCATCGGGCTCAGCCTGAGCTGA
- a CDS encoding DUF4229 domain-containing protein: MAILRYTMLRVLILAVIGALLWLVGFRGFGLLLAAFFASGIVSIFVLRRSRDDVSMVLDKRVSTIKTRLEQRTAEENAWNDVQRSREPEPEEPSGPPGGGQVSSG, translated from the coding sequence ATGGCCATCCTGCGATACACCATGTTGCGCGTCCTGATCTTGGCTGTGATCGGCGCGTTGCTCTGGCTCGTCGGCTTCCGCGGCTTCGGATTGCTGCTGGCCGCGTTCTTCGCGTCGGGAATCGTCAGTATCTTCGTGTTGCGTCGCAGCCGCGACGACGTGTCAATGGTTCTGGACAAACGGGTCTCAACCATCAAGACCCGGCTGGAGCAGCGCACTGCCGAAGAGAACGCCTGGAACGACGTCCAGCGCAGCCGCGAGCCTGAGCCGGAGGAGCCCAGCGGCCCGCCCGGAGGCGGGCAGGTCAGCTCAGGCTGA
- a CDS encoding TIGR03560 family F420-dependent LLM class oxidoreductase — MRFGMFIPQGWRLDLVDIPPEEQWNTMLGIAKRADQGTAFETVFVYDHFHTVPEPTSEATHEAWTLMAAFAAATERVRLGQMCTCMAYRNPAYLAKVAATVDIISGGRAEMGIGAGWYEHEWRAYGYGFPRAGERLAMLDEGVQIMRQLWTHGTATLKGEHYSVDGAICRPLPLQEGGIPLWIAGGGEKVTLRIAAKNARGGELDAESYTGYTNFGGDLDTFVRKSEILAQHCRDLGTDFDSITRTSSFNIVIGETEAEVEDKLSKFADVARRFLPADRVEEALKNYRTSPTTGTPEQITEHLEAMRDAGMKYAIFYVQGAAYESDSLDLVEQKVIPALQ; from the coding sequence ATGCGTTTCGGAATGTTCATCCCACAGGGCTGGCGGCTCGACTTGGTCGATATCCCTCCGGAGGAGCAATGGAACACGATGCTCGGCATCGCCAAACGCGCCGACCAAGGCACCGCCTTCGAGACCGTATTCGTTTATGACCATTTCCACACCGTCCCGGAACCGACCAGCGAAGCCACCCATGAGGCATGGACGCTGATGGCCGCCTTCGCGGCCGCCACGGAGCGGGTGCGGCTGGGCCAGATGTGCACGTGTATGGCGTACCGCAACCCGGCCTACCTGGCCAAAGTCGCAGCCACCGTGGACATCATCTCAGGCGGACGCGCCGAGATGGGGATCGGCGCCGGCTGGTACGAGCACGAATGGCGCGCCTACGGCTACGGATTCCCGCGAGCCGGCGAGCGGCTGGCAATGCTCGATGAGGGCGTCCAGATCATGCGGCAGCTGTGGACCCATGGCACGGCCACGCTGAAGGGGGAACACTATTCCGTCGACGGCGCCATCTGCCGGCCGCTCCCCCTCCAGGAGGGCGGCATCCCACTGTGGATCGCCGGTGGCGGCGAGAAGGTGACGCTCAGAATCGCCGCGAAGAACGCCCGTGGCGGCGAGCTCGACGCCGAGAGCTACACCGGTTACACCAACTTCGGCGGAGACCTCGACACGTTCGTCCGGAAGTCGGAGATTCTCGCGCAACACTGCCGCGACCTCGGCACCGATTTCGACTCCATCACTCGAACGTCCAGCTTCAACATCGTCATCGGTGAGACCGAGGCCGAGGTCGAGGACAAACTGTCGAAATTCGCCGATGTGGCGCGCCGGTTCCTACCGGCTGACCGCGTCGAGGAAGCGCTCAAGAACTACCGCACGAGCCCCACGACAGGCACGCCGGAACAGATCACCGAGCACCTCGAGGCGATGCGGGACGCCGGCATGAAGTACGCCATTTTCTATGTGCAGGGTGCCGCGTACGAGTCGGACAGCCTCGATCTCGTAGAGCAGAAAGTCATACCGGCACTTCAGTAA